The Fibrobacter sp. UWT2 genome includes a window with the following:
- a CDS encoding polysaccharide biosynthesis/export family protein, with the protein MKKMSLGLGLIAAALLSGCALGPQMQMTLPGDSAEYNGMKVRIHDIGEGDLGNGVAIADSGSADNFGDLKELMVDSLPELEYRIGPLDMVQVVVWEHPELTSPMGQYQPAGQKVTTDGKLFYPYAGELQAAGLTAQELRAEITKRLSDKILNDPQVDVRVTGYHSRKMSVSGAVTRPGYVSFNENPMTLPDVIASVGGFAKEADPSLMQLRRGDKVYTINYLDAFKANLPLERIMVRPDDQVFVPSLSETQKDQKAYIMGEVGRPGIINIYNGKLTLAEALASAGGLQALNATARGIYVIRNTSDKQIDVFQLNAKNAMALAMADRFQLNARDVVYVDASELATWNRLVSLIFPSVNMVYYGALAAHEVHVVKDDYTPDDK; encoded by the coding sequence ATGAAGAAAATGAGTTTGGGTCTTGGCCTTATTGCCGCTGCTCTCTTGAGCGGCTGCGCACTCGGACCGCAAATGCAGATGACTCTTCCGGGTGATTCTGCTGAATACAATGGCATGAAGGTTCGTATTCATGACATTGGCGAAGGTGATCTGGGCAATGGCGTGGCAATCGCTGATAGCGGCAGTGCCGACAATTTTGGCGACTTGAAGGAACTCATGGTGGATTCCCTGCCTGAACTGGAATACCGTATTGGACCTCTGGACATGGTCCAGGTCGTGGTGTGGGAACATCCGGAACTGACTTCTCCGATGGGTCAGTACCAGCCGGCTGGTCAGAAGGTGACCACCGACGGTAAGCTTTTCTACCCGTATGCCGGTGAACTCCAGGCGGCAGGTCTTACTGCCCAGGAACTCCGCGCCGAAATTACCAAGCGTCTGTCTGACAAGATCTTGAACGATCCGCAGGTTGATGTCCGCGTGACGGGTTACCATAGCCGCAAGATGTCCGTGTCTGGTGCCGTTACAAGACCGGGTTACGTTTCTTTCAATGAAAACCCGATGACGCTTCCCGACGTGATTGCCAGTGTGGGTGGCTTTGCCAAGGAAGCCGATCCGTCCTTGATGCAGCTCCGCCGTGGCGACAAGGTTTACACCATTAACTACCTCGATGCCTTCAAGGCAAACTTGCCGCTTGAACGCATTATGGTCAGGCCGGATGACCAGGTCTTTGTTCCGTCGCTCTCTGAAACCCAGAAGGACCAGAAAGCCTACATTATGGGTGAAGTCGGAAGACCGGGCATTATCAACATCTATAACGGAAAGTTGACGCTTGCCGAAGCCTTGGCTTCTGCCGGTGGTCTGCAGGCCCTGAACGCTACGGCCCGCGGAATTTACGTTATCCGTAATACGTCTGACAAGCAGATTGACGTGTTCCAGCTGAACGCGAAGAACGCAATGGCCCTTGCCATGGCAGACCGCTTCCAGTTGAACGCTCGCGATGTCGTTTATGTTGACGCTTCCGAACTCGCTACTTGGAACCGCCTTGTCAGCTTGATCTTCCCGTCTGTTAACATGGTTTACTATGGCGCTTTGGCTGCTCATGAAGTTCATGTGGTCAAGGATGACTATACACCCGATGATAAATAA
- the xseB gene encoding exodeoxyribonuclease VII small subunit translates to MSTENFEYKTAMERLESILERIDNSEMEIDELAGAVQEATELLRKCRKILLATEKNVQEALSGLDGETEAEA, encoded by the coding sequence ATGAGTACCGAAAATTTCGAATATAAAACCGCAATGGAGCGTTTAGAGAGCATCTTGGAGCGAATTGACAATTCCGAGATGGAAATAGACGAATTGGCCGGTGCGGTACAGGAAGCTACCGAGCTTTTGCGCAAATGCCGCAAGATTCTGCTTGCTACTGAGAAGAATGTGCAAGAAGCCCTTTCGGGCCTTGACGGCGAAACGGAAGCCGAGGCTTAG
- a CDS encoding mannose-1-phosphate guanylyltransferase/mannose-6-phosphate isomerase: protein MINLILCGGSGTRLWPVSRSLMPKQFAPLFDGQSLFRKTVVTNSAVCESQFIVSNADQFFLAKDQLEMEGMTGSKFLLEPVGRNTAPAIALACLTMAPETIVLVSPSDHVIRKKEEYKKVLLRAEELAKAGNLVTFGITPTSPETGYGYIEADGENVKRFVEKPDRATAEKYLLAGNFYWNSGIFCFTAKTFLAELGKYSPEMLAAAKKALSNAAVEEGEPIRIDRDDMMAIPSNSIDYAVMEKSNKVKVVPSDIGWSDLGSFDSLYGEYQHDANGNNVNPRHIAVDSKNSLVMGGQRTIATIDLDKMLIVDTPDALLVAPLSSSQKVKKVVEELKERGSDLINVPQTVSRPWGTYSVLESTERYKMKRIVVKPGKRLSLQKHLHRSEHWVVVSGTATVTVGKNVFYVRPNESTYIPVGEVHRLQNEGKLPLVIVEVQVGEYTGEDDIIRVEDDFHRN, encoded by the coding sequence ATGATTAACCTGATTCTTTGTGGTGGTTCGGGCACGCGCCTTTGGCCCGTGAGCCGTTCCCTGATGCCCAAGCAGTTCGCCCCGCTCTTTGACGGACAGTCCCTGTTCCGCAAGACCGTGGTCACGAACTCCGCTGTTTGCGAATCCCAGTTTATCGTTTCCAATGCCGACCAGTTCTTCTTGGCCAAGGATCAGCTGGAAATGGAAGGCATGACTGGCAGCAAGTTCCTTCTGGAACCCGTGGGTCGTAACACCGCCCCCGCTATTGCCCTCGCATGCCTGACGATGGCTCCTGAAACCATCGTGCTGGTGTCTCCTTCGGATCACGTGATCCGCAAGAAGGAAGAATACAAGAAGGTCCTGCTCCGTGCCGAGGAACTGGCGAAGGCCGGCAACTTGGTGACGTTCGGCATTACGCCTACTAGCCCCGAGACGGGCTACGGCTACATCGAAGCCGATGGCGAAAACGTAAAGCGCTTCGTGGAAAAGCCTGACCGCGCTACCGCCGAAAAGTACCTGCTGGCGGGCAACTTCTACTGGAACAGCGGTATCTTCTGCTTTACCGCAAAGACGTTCCTCGCCGAACTGGGCAAGTACTCCCCGGAAATGCTCGCCGCCGCGAAAAAGGCCCTTTCCAATGCGGCCGTTGAAGAAGGCGAACCCATCCGTATCGACCGCGACGACATGATGGCTATTCCGTCGAATTCCATCGACTATGCCGTTATGGAAAAGTCGAACAAGGTGAAGGTGGTCCCGAGCGATATCGGCTGGAGCGATCTCGGCAGTTTCGACAGTCTTTATGGTGAATACCAGCACGACGCTAACGGCAACAATGTGAACCCGCGTCACATTGCCGTGGATTCCAAGAATTCCCTTGTGATGGGCGGTCAGCGTACCATCGCGACGATCGACCTCGACAAGATGCTCATCGTCGATACCCCGGATGCCCTCCTGGTCGCTCCGCTCAGCAGCAGCCAGAAGGTCAAGAAGGTGGTGGAAGAACTCAAGGAACGCGGCTCCGACCTCATTAACGTGCCGCAGACCGTGAGCCGCCCGTGGGGAACGTATTCCGTGCTGGAATCTACCGAACGCTACAAGATGAAGCGTATCGTGGTGAAGCCGGGCAAGCGCCTCAGCCTGCAGAAGCACCTGCACCGCTCGGAACACTGGGTGGTCGTAAGCGGTACCGCTACGGTGACTGTTGGCAAGAACGTTTTCTACGTTCGTCCGAACGAATCGACCTATATCCCGGTGGGTGAAGTTCACCGCCTGCAGAACGAGGGCAAGCTCCCGCTGGTCATCGTTGAAGTCCAGGTGGGCGAATACACCGGCGAAGACGACATCATCCGCGTCGAAGACGACTTCCACAGAAACTAG
- a CDS encoding alpha/beta fold hydrolase, with amino-acid sequence MSENLVHTVRARTIEMEYARIGSGPKPLIVIPGLSIKSVMKSAASLEGPFKIFKDNYTLYFFDRKKEAKPGYSLPEMADDQVTVLKALGLEKVDVYGVSQGGMIAQYMAIRHPEIVNKLVLGSSTSKAEPLQITTIQNWARLARAREATTLVNSFIDDCFSEKFAARYRRALLALYKEISDEELDRFAIFADACDYVDTYNDLGKIKCPVLVLGAGKDLVTTPEASVKLVEKLKAEGVPCESHMYEDCGHAVFDELPEYKNRIFEFLER; translated from the coding sequence ATGAGCGAAAATCTTGTACATACGGTTCGTGCGCGAACCATTGAAATGGAATACGCCCGTATCGGTTCGGGTCCTAAGCCCCTGATCGTGATTCCGGGGCTTTCGATCAAGAGTGTTATGAAGTCTGCGGCTTCATTAGAAGGCCCGTTCAAGATTTTCAAAGACAATTATACTCTCTATTTTTTCGACCGTAAAAAAGAGGCGAAACCTGGATATTCCTTGCCCGAAATGGCTGATGACCAGGTGACGGTTTTGAAGGCCTTGGGCCTAGAAAAGGTTGATGTCTACGGCGTGTCCCAGGGCGGCATGATTGCGCAGTATATGGCAATCCGCCATCCTGAAATCGTGAACAAGTTGGTGCTCGGTTCTTCAACTTCGAAAGCGGAACCGTTGCAGATTACGACAATCCAGAATTGGGCGCGCCTTGCGCGGGCCCGCGAAGCGACAACGCTTGTAAATAGCTTTATAGACGACTGCTTTAGTGAAAAGTTCGCTGCCCGTTACCGCAGGGCGTTGCTTGCGCTGTATAAGGAAATTTCTGACGAGGAACTAGATCGCTTTGCCATTTTTGCCGATGCCTGCGATTACGTAGACACCTACAATGACCTCGGCAAAATTAAGTGCCCGGTGCTTGTGCTTGGGGCGGGTAAAGACCTTGTGACCACTCCCGAAGCGTCTGTCAAATTGGTGGAAAAACTCAAGGCAGAAGGCGTTCCTTGCGAATCCCATATGTACGAAGATTGCGGTCACGCCGTCTTTGATGAATTGCCCGAATACAAGAATCGAATTTTTGAGTTCCTGGAACGTTAA
- a CDS encoding PEGA domain-containing protein, with amino-acid sequence MKKFILTLAILWASAIWADEGIPSLVELVNGTKQAAQFLGVQNDTVSLGGTIQGKFTVIRIPKNRFKSIIDEKGNDLLNGTVPPQDFVVQSTAEQDSLVQDSSQAEIETAPHDLTVLNSVEGKHVFVSFERRNSESNLAEQIENLMVRLIKESGTPLHFVNRQDFDFCSDAACIKDSLKAHGAATAYIGRITSARTPDSVAIQMSRYTLGDSTQAKTNTAQINLSAIHALTDALSKDKLHRFVLRIQGEHVPAETSSDKSYVRVETNPEGANIVTKGNVDICKSPCTFVVPSTAKTEVYAYWGVDRQLWGAKTTINPLPGDTAKVSLKLKRVKPELLIHTKPEGAYIFGGSAKVTKTSKPIGATPKKFPIYDPGFSTVQLRMEGFRDTTLTVFAAPTEITNINVALTPITDQRELLAQQEWLQQRKKHFIGKTLMGSSIAPLFLGTLFMYLASLDYDDADKIKMDLDRPAAGGDYFQSKAAENKELVDKGDKKMIIGGTLFGTGILLLGVGFVLTF; translated from the coding sequence ATGAAAAAATTCATACTGACATTGGCAATCTTGTGGGCCAGCGCCATTTGGGCAGACGAAGGTATCCCAAGCCTAGTAGAACTGGTGAACGGCACCAAGCAGGCCGCCCAATTTTTGGGCGTCCAGAACGACACCGTTAGCCTGGGAGGAACGATCCAGGGCAAGTTCACGGTCATCCGCATTCCCAAGAATCGTTTCAAGAGCATTATCGACGAAAAGGGTAACGACCTTCTGAATGGAACCGTCCCACCGCAAGATTTCGTCGTGCAAAGCACCGCAGAACAGGATTCCCTCGTTCAAGATTCCTCCCAAGCCGAAATAGAAACGGCCCCTCACGACCTCACCGTCTTGAATTCAGTTGAAGGCAAGCATGTCTTTGTCTCTTTCGAGCGACGCAATTCCGAATCCAACCTGGCAGAACAAATTGAAAACCTGATGGTCCGCTTGATCAAGGAATCAGGCACGCCTCTTCATTTTGTGAATCGCCAAGACTTTGACTTCTGTAGCGATGCCGCCTGCATCAAGGATTCCCTGAAGGCACACGGGGCCGCCACCGCCTACATTGGCCGCATCACCTCGGCAAGAACTCCCGATTCTGTCGCCATTCAAATGTCGCGTTACACCTTGGGCGATTCAACCCAAGCCAAGACCAACACGGCACAAATTAATTTATCCGCAATCCACGCTTTGACAGACGCACTTTCTAAAGACAAGCTCCACCGTTTCGTCCTTCGCATTCAAGGGGAACACGTTCCCGCCGAAACCTCTAGCGACAAGAGCTATGTGCGCGTGGAGACCAATCCCGAAGGTGCAAACATTGTCACCAAGGGCAACGTAGACATCTGCAAGAGCCCCTGCACCTTCGTAGTTCCCAGCACTGCCAAAACCGAAGTCTACGCCTACTGGGGCGTAGACCGCCAGCTGTGGGGTGCAAAGACAACCATCAACCCGCTCCCCGGCGACACCGCCAAGGTTTCCCTGAAACTCAAGCGAGTCAAGCCAGAACTTTTGATTCACACCAAGCCCGAAGGCGCCTACATCTTTGGCGGTTCGGCCAAGGTGACCAAGACTTCTAAACCCATCGGTGCCACCCCCAAGAAATTCCCCATCTACGACCCGGGATTTTCAACCGTCCAGCTCCGCATGGAAGGCTTCAGGGACACCACGCTCACCGTGTTTGCCGCCCCCACCGAAATCACCAACATCAACGTGGCGCTCACCCCCATTACCGACCAGCGCGAATTGTTGGCACAACAGGAATGGTTGCAGCAGCGCAAGAAGCATTTTATCGGCAAGACCCTCATGGGATCTTCGATCGCACCCCTCTTCTTGGGCACCCTCTTTATGTACCTGGCTAGCCTGGACTACGATGACGCCGACAAGATCAAGATGGACTTGGACCGCCCCGCGGCAGGTGGAGATTACTTCCAGTCCAAGGCCGCCGAGAACAAGGAACTGGTAGACAAAGGCGACAAGAAAATGATCATTGGCGGCACCTTGTTTGGCACCGGAATCCTTTTACTGGGCGTCGGTTTCGTTTTGACCTTCTAA
- a CDS encoding ATP-binding cassette domain-containing protein: MAQESVPAMEVSGLTVKFPIRGGVLGKVQNYFTAVENVSFVLEPGKILSIVGESGCGKSTLVKSLVGLVPMDSGEFKLFGEPVVKGRIAGKNSGGERRVSDLVQMIFQDPFSSLNPRQTIAEILTAPLLARGVKVADAEARARELLERVSLPVEALQKFPHEFSGGQRQRLCIARSLMVKPKILLCDEVTSALDVSVQAQILHLLDDLRNEFGLSIVFISHDMQVVRALSDDVLVMYFGHIVERGAADVVLTNPQHEYTQKLLASVPTIKRNGKKD; this comes from the coding sequence ATGGCTCAAGAATCCGTACCTGCAATGGAGGTTTCGGGACTTACGGTAAAGTTCCCGATTCGCGGCGGTGTCCTAGGCAAGGTCCAGAATTATTTTACGGCGGTCGAGAACGTCTCTTTTGTTCTTGAACCCGGAAAAATCCTTTCGATTGTGGGGGAGTCGGGCTGCGGTAAGTCGACTCTCGTCAAGTCCTTGGTGGGGCTTGTTCCCATGGACTCCGGCGAATTCAAACTTTTTGGCGAGCCTGTTGTTAAGGGCCGCATTGCCGGGAAAAATTCCGGAGGCGAACGCCGGGTTTCTGACCTGGTGCAGATGATTTTCCAGGATCCCTTCAGTAGTTTGAATCCGCGGCAGACTATCGCCGAAATCTTGACGGCGCCGCTGCTTGCACGCGGCGTGAAGGTCGCAGATGCGGAAGCGCGTGCAAGAGAACTTTTGGAACGGGTATCCTTGCCTGTCGAAGCTCTCCAAAAGTTCCCCCACGAGTTCTCGGGAGGCCAGCGGCAGCGACTCTGCATTGCCCGCAGTTTAATGGTGAAACCGAAAATCCTCTTGTGCGATGAAGTCACCAGCGCCTTGGACGTTTCGGTGCAGGCGCAGATTCTGCATTTGCTCGATGACTTGCGCAACGAATTCGGACTGTCGATTGTATTTATCAGCCATGACATGCAGGTGGTTCGCGCCTTGAGTGACGATGTGCTGGTGATGTATTTTGGCCATATTGTGGAACGGGGGGCTGCAGATGTTGTTCTAACTAACCCCCAGCACGAATACACCCAGAAACTTCTTGCTAGCGTGCCCACTATAAAGAGAAATGGGAAAAAAGATTAA
- a CDS encoding low molecular weight protein-tyrosine-phosphatase, producing the protein MKHILVVCTGNICRSPTGEYCLKKELGPDFEVMSAGLGALVDHPAHELSQKIALEHGIDMSAHRARQINLDILKWADLILVMENGHKMELLHRYPWLEGKVFRYGEPQRVDVPDPYRRPENAFVLAWNFISKLTPYWVEKIKQSEGQA; encoded by the coding sequence ATGAAACACATTCTTGTTGTATGTACCGGTAATATTTGCCGCAGCCCCACGGGTGAATATTGCCTTAAGAAGGAATTGGGGCCTGATTTTGAAGTCATGAGTGCTGGTCTTGGCGCCTTGGTGGATCACCCGGCGCACGAACTCAGCCAAAAAATTGCTCTTGAACACGGTATCGATATGAGCGCACACCGCGCTCGTCAGATTAATCTGGATATCCTTAAGTGGGCTGACCTCATCCTGGTGATGGAAAATGGCCACAAGATGGAATTGTTGCACCGTTATCCGTGGCTCGAAGGCAAGGTTTTCCGTTATGGCGAACCGCAGCGGGTGGATGTTCCCGACCCGTATCGCCGTCCTGAAAACGCTTTCGTGTTGGCGTGGAATTTTATCTCTAAACTGACCCCGTACTGGGTGGAAAAAATCAAACAAAGCGAAGGCCAGGCTTAA
- the rfbC gene encoding dTDP-4-dehydrorhamnose 3,5-epimerase — protein MGKFNFIKTSIEGVTIVEPTVYGDHRGYFMETYNKAEFDAAGLNMVFVQDNESKSKKGVLRGLHFQKKNPQGKLVRVIEGEVFDVAVDLRKGSPTFGKWEGVTLSAENKKQFYIPEGFAHGFVVLSETATFVYKCTRLYDPKDEGGLMWNDPEIGIEWPVGNGFEPLLSEKDTKNPALKDLGFAFEL, from the coding sequence ATGGGAAAATTCAATTTCATTAAAACATCTATTGAAGGTGTGACGATTGTTGAACCGACGGTCTATGGCGACCATCGCGGCTACTTTATGGAAACCTACAACAAGGCTGAATTCGACGCTGCCGGTTTGAATATGGTTTTCGTACAAGATAACGAATCCAAAAGCAAAAAGGGCGTGCTTCGCGGTCTTCATTTTCAGAAGAAGAACCCGCAGGGCAAACTTGTTCGCGTCATCGAAGGTGAAGTTTTTGACGTGGCCGTAGACCTGCGCAAGGGTAGCCCCACGTTCGGCAAGTGGGAAGGCGTTACGCTTTCTGCCGAAAACAAGAAGCAGTTCTACATTCCCGAAGGTTTTGCCCACGGTTTCGTGGTGCTCAGCGAAACGGCGACTTTCGTGTACAAGTGCACCCGCCTCTATGATCCGAAGGATGAAGGCGGCCTGATGTGGAATGACCCCGAAATCGGCATCGAATGGCCGGTGGGTAATGGCTTTGAACCGCTGCTTTCTGAAAAGGACACAAAGAACCCCGCTCTTAAGGATTTGGGCTTTGCGTTTGAATTGTAA
- a CDS encoding dTDP-glucose 4,6-dehydratase, giving the protein MKRSIVITGGAGFIGSHVVRLFVNKYPEYKIINLDKLTYAGNLANLKDIEDKPNYKFVKMDICDFDAFYKLMQDEKVDGIIHLAAESHVDRSIKDPFTFAKTNVMGTLALLQAAKLYWESLPEKYEGKRFYHISTDEVYGALKMNHPEGITPPFTTTASSSEHHLAYGDDFFYETTKYTPHSPYSASKAGSDHFVRAFHDTYGMPTIVTNCSNNYGPYQFPEKLIPLFINNIRHKKPLPVYGKGENVRDWLFVEDHARAIDVIFHNGKIAETYNIGGFNEWKNIDIIKVVIKTVDKLLGRAEGEDMNLITYVTDRLGHDARYAIDSTKLQKELGWEPSLQFEEGIEKTVRWYLDNQEWLDNITSGDYEKYYEKMYGNR; this is encoded by the coding sequence ATGAAAAGATCCATCGTTATCACCGGCGGCGCAGGCTTTATCGGAAGCCACGTGGTTCGCCTCTTTGTGAATAAGTATCCTGAATACAAGATTATCAACCTCGACAAGCTGACTTATGCGGGCAACCTTGCAAACCTCAAGGATATCGAAGACAAGCCGAACTACAAGTTCGTGAAGATGGATATCTGCGATTTTGATGCTTTCTATAAGCTCATGCAGGACGAAAAAGTCGACGGCATCATTCACCTGGCCGCCGAAAGCCACGTGGACCGCTCCATCAAGGACCCGTTCACTTTCGCCAAGACGAACGTGATGGGTACTCTCGCCCTGCTCCAGGCCGCAAAGCTCTACTGGGAAAGCCTCCCCGAAAAGTACGAAGGCAAGCGCTTCTATCATATTTCGACTGATGAAGTTTATGGCGCCCTCAAGATGAATCACCCGGAAGGCATTACGCCTCCGTTCACCACGACGGCTTCCAGCTCCGAACACCACTTGGCTTACGGCGACGACTTCTTCTACGAAACGACAAAGTACACGCCGCACAGCCCGTATTCCGCCAGTAAGGCTGGTTCCGACCACTTCGTTCGCGCGTTCCACGACACCTACGGCATGCCGACCATCGTGACGAACTGCAGCAACAACTACGGTCCGTACCAGTTCCCCGAAAAGCTGATTCCGCTCTTCATCAATAACATTCGCCACAAGAAACCGCTCCCGGTTTACGGCAAGGGAGAAAACGTCCGCGACTGGCTCTTTGTGGAAGACCATGCCCGCGCTATCGACGTGATTTTCCATAACGGCAAGATCGCCGAAACCTACAATATCGGTGGCTTCAACGAATGGAAGAACATCGACATTATCAAGGTCGTCATCAAGACCGTCGACAAGCTCCTCGGCCGCGCCGAAGGTGAAGACATGAACCTCATCACCTATGTCACAGACCGCCTGGGACACGATGCCCGCTACGCCATTGACTCCACCAAGCTCCAGAAGGAACTCGGCTGGGAACCGAGCCTGCAGTTCGAAGAAGGCATCGAGAAGACGGTGCGCTGGTACTTGGACAACCAGGAATGGCTCGACAACATCACGAGCGGCGATTACGAAAAGTATTACGAAAAAATGTACGGAAATAGATAA
- a CDS encoding tol-pal system YbgF family protein has product MRKLLLALTLLAAASQAADFERINWRTQLYLQGEPAYLKFKADKEKTLLNDGIDTKLLTIPVSVGALWSPLITPFWKADIPFTLWLGLEVNSIQFGTIEDKPKYTFVDDNDEKNTKSPKDDEELWFLSYAPSALAGFSFNLGGDFDLRVLGGYGFQFFTFYDEFGGNTKQHTEMLPTGFVSSALEYRIGEIFQDADFKIGINVRKEFLPYEKVRARSKDNSPSPSPYSDLKFDKIEYKWPVRVGLELSIDFGRESRRDRRMRYNLHDRDDVLRKYSEVKDTLSDWDCMAIERDYRFYLDENGELPDMSEAYTRTQFADVLESFLAFCHPADLATKEKLYSTLDSGKVQIKEYQAKQEDSRFDQVMASNDPEMLEMFLLYYPDSPRRAEVEAKLRSLSEYDKFRAIQAQNTFKAYLTYLNDNPNGAFRDEAEAGIFELVKSGNRLKDYEIYLKRFPNGKYVEEAKAALQQAKNGGAQAEEQSIIEYQTGESYSEPEQPAAVEEEPAVEEEDAVEEQQPAVQQNSAASKKAAAKREAAKKARQKQLEAKKARAAKKKKR; this is encoded by the coding sequence ATGCGTAAACTGTTACTTGCACTGACTTTATTGGCAGCGGCTTCTCAGGCCGCCGATTTTGAGAGAATCAACTGGCGTACCCAGCTGTACTTACAGGGTGAACCCGCTTATCTGAAATTTAAGGCAGATAAAGAGAAGACTTTGCTTAACGATGGTATCGACACAAAGCTTCTTACGATACCGGTCTCGGTCGGCGCCTTGTGGTCGCCCCTCATCACCCCGTTCTGGAAAGCAGATATTCCGTTTACCCTTTGGCTCGGTCTCGAAGTCAATTCCATTCAGTTTGGAACGATTGAAGACAAGCCGAAGTATACCTTCGTAGACGACAACGACGAAAAGAACACCAAGAGCCCGAAGGACGACGAAGAACTTTGGTTCCTCTCTTACGCTCCGTCCGCACTTGCCGGTTTCTCCTTCAACCTGGGTGGCGACTTTGACTTGCGCGTCTTGGGTGGCTACGGCTTCCAGTTCTTCACCTTCTACGATGAATTTGGCGGCAACACCAAGCAGCACACCGAAATGCTTCCCACCGGTTTCGTGTCCAGCGCATTGGAATACCGCATCGGCGAAATTTTCCAGGATGCTGACTTCAAGATCGGTATCAATGTCCGCAAGGAATTCCTCCCCTACGAAAAGGTTAGAGCCCGCAGCAAGGACAACAGTCCGAGCCCCTCGCCGTACTCCGACCTCAAGTTCGACAAGATTGAATACAAGTGGCCCGTTCGCGTTGGCCTGGAACTCTCCATTGACTTCGGCCGCGAAAGCCGCCGTGACCGCCGCATGCGCTACAACCTGCATGACCGCGATGACGTGCTCCGCAAGTACAGCGAAGTCAAGGACACGCTCTCCGACTGGGACTGCATGGCCATTGAACGTGACTACCGCTTCTACCTCGACGAAAACGGTGAACTTCCCGACATGAGCGAAGCCTACACCCGTACGCAGTTCGCCGACGTTCTTGAAAGCTTCCTCGCCTTCTGCCACCCGGCAGACCTCGCTACTAAGGAAAAGCTTTACTCCACGCTCGACAGCGGCAAGGTGCAGATCAAGGAATACCAGGCCAAGCAGGAAGATTCTCGTTTTGACCAGGTCATGGCCAGCAACGACCCCGAAATGCTTGAAATGTTCTTGCTGTACTACCCCGACTCTCCGCGTAGAGCCGAAGTCGAAGCAAAGCTCCGCTCTCTCAGCGAATATGACAAGTTCCGCGCCATCCAGGCACAGAACACCTTCAAGGCTTACCTCACCTACTTGAACGACAATCCGAACGGTGCATTCCGCGATGAAGCTGAAGCAGGCATCTTCGAATTGGTCAAGAGCGGCAACCGCCTCAAGGACTACGAAATCTACCTGAAGCGCTTCCCCAACGGCAAGTACGTGGAAGAAGCCAAGGCAGCCTTGCAGCAGGCCAAGAACGGCGGTGCCCAGGCTGAAGAACAGTCTATCATCGAATACCAGACGGGTGAAAGCTACAGCGAACCGGAACAGCCGGCCGCTGTAGAAGAAGAACCGGCTGTCGAAGAGGAAGACGCTGTTGAAGAACAGCAGCCTGCCGTTCAGCAGAACAGCGCCGCAAGCAAGAAGGCCGCAGCAAAGCGCGAAGCCGCCAAGAAGGCTAGACAGAAGCAGCTCGAAGCCAAGAAGGCCCGCGCCGCCAAGAAGAAAAAGAGATAA
- a CDS encoding DedA family protein, whose translation MNKKLLLLAAITLFATVVFAAPDAADSVAQAAPATKSTDIYNQIIDWYNAHLNYWSIALLMAIESSFIPFPSELVVPPAAYKALQPDSGLSIVLIVIAASAGALVGAYINYFLAKFLGRPIIYKFADSRLGHFLLLDTQKLEKAENYFREHGAISTFVGRLITVIRQLISIPAGIANMKLLPFTLYTFLGATIWNCVLAGLGYLAHGQKDIIEKYNSELAIALLAFGALFIGYMVWNAVKKK comes from the coding sequence ATGAACAAAAAACTATTGCTTCTCGCAGCTATTACTTTATTCGCAACCGTAGTGTTCGCCGCCCCTGACGCAGCAGATTCCGTTGCACAGGCAGCCCCGGCAACCAAGTCGACCGACATCTACAACCAAATTATCGACTGGTACAACGCCCATTTGAACTACTGGTCCATCGCCCTCCTGATGGCCATCGAGAGTTCCTTTATCCCCTTTCCGTCGGAACTGGTGGTGCCGCCCGCGGCCTACAAGGCGTTGCAGCCGGATTCGGGTCTGAGCATCGTATTGATCGTGATTGCTGCAAGTGCAGGCGCACTCGTGGGCGCCTACATCAACTACTTCTTGGCCAAGTTCCTGGGCCGCCCGATTATTTACAAGTTCGCCGACAGCCGTTTGGGACATTTCTTGCTGCTTGACACGCAAAAGCTCGAAAAGGCCGAAAACTACTTCCGCGAACACGGTGCCATTTCGACATTCGTGGGCCGCCTGATTACGGTGATTCGCCAGTTGATTTCGATTCCGGCGGGTATCGCCAACATGAAGCTGTTGCCCTTTACGCTTTACACCTTCCTGGGCGCCACCATCTGGAACTGCGTCTTGGCAGGCCTCGGCTACCTCGCCCACGGCCAGAAGGATATCATCGAGAAATACAACTCCGAGCTTGCTATAGCACTCCTCGCTTTCGGCGCCCTGTTCATCGGCTACATGGTGTGGAACGCAGTGAAGAAGAAGTAA